In one window of Cydia pomonella isolate Wapato2018A chromosome 16, ilCydPomo1, whole genome shotgun sequence DNA:
- the LOC133526310 gene encoding F-box/LRR-repeat protein 15, with amino-acid sequence MKRNTHLFDLYWEDIIVTYVLPYLTIRECFNFRCVSKTCLQIVNMYFTQMKALKLINEGFSPHTLNVFAINCSKLTVLNLTRCSTVTDADLIPVLRQNINLVNLNLSQCNNLSAKCLQPVILYCNNLRTLRLARCLWLTTGAMEALALHQSMLEDVDLSYCVTISESCILIFIKKFRLLRIFNLEGNWQITDKCLYAMSKNSVVLKMLNLGGCSDITDKGIRALALHCPMLEGLLIRGCTKVTENSLQLMRPRVKMDRRPVDPVPRPIYIQI; translated from the exons ATGAAAAGAAACACGCACTTATTCGATCTTTATTGGGAAGATATTATAGTGACTTATGTTCTACCTTACCTGACCATACGGGAGTGTTTCAATTTTCGCTGTGTGTCCAAAACATGTCTTCAGatagtaaatatgtattttacacAGATGAAAGCACTGAAACTAATAAATGAAGGTTTCTCCCCACACACACTTAAT GTATTCGCAATAAACTGTTCCAAGCTTACAGTATTAAACCTGACTCGATGCTCAACCGTTACAGACGCAGACCTGATTCCAGTTTTACGGCAAAACATAAATTTGGTCAATTTAAACCTAAGTCAATGCAACAATTTGTCAGCAAAGTGTTTACAACCAGTTATTCTATACTGCAACAATTTACGTACGTTGAGACTGGCTCGTTGCTTGTGGCTAACTACAGGGGCGATGGAGGCTCTAGCTTTACACCAGAGTATGCTTGAGGATGTAGATTTGTCCTATTGTGTGACAATCTCAGAAAGTTgcatacttatatttataaaaaagtttagACTTCTCAGAATATTCAATTTGGAAGGCAATTGGCAGATTACAGATAAGTGCTTGTATGCCATGTCGAAGAATAGTGTTGTATTGAAAATGCTCAATCTGGGCGGCTGCTCAGATATCACAGACAAGGGAATCAG aGCACTAGCCCTCCACTGCCCCATGCTAGAGGGCCTTCTAATCCGAGGCTGCACAAAGGTGACAGAGAACAGTCTGCAGCTGATGCGGCCGCGGGTGAAGATGGATCGGAGGCCTGTGGACCCGGTGCCAAGGCCTATTTACATACAGATATAA